The Lycium barbarum isolate Lr01 chromosome 11, ASM1917538v2, whole genome shotgun sequence genome contains the following window.
AGAATAAACCAACAACCAGCAATCAACAAAGGAAACACATTCAACACAACACCCGTATGAAACATAAACTACAATTCCAGTTCATTCAAGGCAAAGAAGAAACAATTTATTCGACCATGGGATTCCACTGTGACTATCACATTGTTTTTCCTACTAGTGGAATTTATGACTTATATTCAGAAGAAATAACGAAAAAATATTGTCTCTGCAATTTGAACTTAACAAATGTATCTCCATatcttatattattggtgatcctTGATTTAGGTTGGTTAGTAGCAATAAAGTTTGGAACTTTTGGTTATGTTGTCGTCCATTTTGCGTGCTTTGATTAATCTTGAATGTGTTCACTTGGTGAATTTTTCATCTAATGTTTTATGCGTAGATAGTGACACaaacgttttttttttgttttgccatTTTTGTATGTGTTTGCTCCATAATTTAGCGCCGTAACTTCAAAGTATTATTCAGGTTCCGTTAATAGCATCTGTAGGGGAAAGTTGAACATTCGAACTTCTATTCGCTGACATCTtcaacaataacagagaagaaatttATCATGGTTGAGAAATATCTGCAGGTACAAATTCTTCTTATTTTCGTGGTGTTTTATTTCATGTATTTTTGTATTTAATCtttcttttccccttttttcACATCGGGTTTTGATAGAGTATGAGTCCAATCATGAGAACTCTGATgaaactctttttaaaaaaaaaaaaaaaaacttttcatttGGCTTTCACAATATTTGCCTTAAGAGTGAAATTAGGCTTCGGCAGAGTAATTTGAGTACAGAAAGATCAAACTGATAATTAACTGTTCATGTGCTCAACATACTTTGATGTTGCTTGATTTCTgtcattatatttttttatagtTTATCAAGAGTCCATCATTAGCAATTTCAAAAGTTTTAGTTCTATGGGTGTTGTGCCTTAATGGTTGGCTGAAATAGTGCACTATTATTTTCTTGGAAGCAGTTGTTTTTTATTTAGATTTCCTCTGACCTGTGAAACAAAACACAAAAATGAAACTTTGATATATTGTTGTCTGCTTATACTTTGGTTTATTTACTCTGTGCGATCATTCAAAAGAAGAAATAACTCTAGTTAAGACCTATTTTTCTCTTTCCCTGTCCTCTTTCATGGTAAAAATCAAATAGTAACTAATTGCAGAAAAGTTGGGTGAAGaaagataaaaagaaagaaagagatgaaGTGGGGAGGGAGGAGAGATGGGGATTAGGAGTCTTATTTATATgtttcctcaaaaaaaaaaaaaaatcagatttcctCCTATTCTTCTAATTATTTTACGTTATTATCATAATAGCCCAAATATCGTAAGAAGAACTGTCACCTTTTTAAGTATCTCAAAAGCCAATAGTTTCTACCATTTGCTGAACAAGTGCTTTGAGAAGGCGAAAGTCTCTAAAGGTTTGATGAAACTGTTGTTTTCAATAGTATTACAGTATGACTTTCGCACAATATCTACGTTCTTTACTTTGTTATTATTCCTCCCTCCCTTAGATTGGCTTTTCCATTCTTCCTACATTTACCTCTTATTGGTTTGTCTAGCTCTTGACCATTCCAACAACAAGAAGGAAGATGGTCAGTCAGTTCTTAGTTTCCCATAGTTGTACAACTTTTCTAATGTGAATATttatgtaacaccccgcatcttggaactgagtttaagctcatatcattagagttctagtggaaacactgaaggcttgaacgttttgcgaaaatggttgataggcctatttcgggcagcgataactccttgatcggtttggaatttggaaagtaACTCCAATGaggttgtagtatgtataaatacctttctaacgatataaggaccaagccaatcagagatcggagcaaggagatatgatcgtcccaatatggctaatagtaaggcacttgaaatcctatagaattggctaagttttcgatacatcTGTCTTCCAGTCAATATTCGTGAAAatacgttgggaatttgagaagaCTTTCTTGATAAatgttgtatccctttgaaatatctttccaacggtatattatgggagtcaaacgaacatctgtgcaaagagttatgcccattttactgaagcctgctcgctggaaattctgccagcgtaacggtgacgttacgggccatacttcgtgttacgggccgtaacagtggaccgtaacacaccgaaaatttccagaacctcactggaaattttcaccaagttacggtccgtcctttgtgttacgggaccgtaacagtgaccgtatcttggtccgtatgtacgtttcgggtcacctgacttcgggaggccataaccctatcataacttaggaatatgggaaaaatcaaagaacgaaagttgtagataattgaaatacctttccaaccataggttgtggctTCACAGGCAACATCGGGATAGGGATATATGAAcattttaagaaagaaaggtcctaactcattttcaagttgggtcaacccatttccccttagtatataagggaaatgtaaccctagcagccccatttTTTCCCACaacttcagattttagagagaggaagtgagagagaagggaaattagagagagaaagtagaaaatcaaccaagtttaaggccccgaatcccgaagctcgtgaaggataaagtgtagtacaagttgttgccgtcattctaagctaaggatcgaactttgggggtgttgatttcgtggtgactactcttgaaaggtaatgtttctactccctaatcatttatggttgtgaattgatgaattcttgggagaataataattgggtttgaagaagagaattatatgaactatgctagagttgttggattgttgacttgggattgttgtattcatatggttgatgaagaatgatgttaattacatctaattgagatttgtagaattagctaggagtaatagaatggggattgggtgaagaaaacaccattaatgagggttatagagcttcatgcccactaagtgtttgataaaatgcttagatgaacaaaacatggatattgttgctaatatagaatccctatggcttgtactgctatagattgaagttgaagggattgaaggacattgtgatacgctcaaaagcgggaagttaaggtatgtagaacttccatccacatgtgggaatctctacgttcttccccatgattcgtttcgtaaaatctatgaagttcaaatcctagggcattaaatccaacatattggtagcccgtaattatgtatgtatgtacacgaatttcgtatctatgttcgttatcgtattcctaatcttccattattgatattaggaatcctagcttaatccatgaatcatgaattcttcctcatgtgttctcattatgttcatatgaaactgcatgagtttattttgcaagttataaacatgttttcaagtcaactacaaatatatgattatgaactattgtattactcataactcaagaacatgtttacaagctatttcatgaaaccatgtttatttcgtgaaatcatgatttcaagacaagtacaagttaattcacgaaagtcatgggcttcttagccaactatattattttcatgttcgggagttgtattaataccgagaaggcttagatatcctgaaactacgtatgccaacgtaggataaggatcgctccgcccagataggacgatttcttcatattttccccattgagggatttggatccattcatgtcagaTTCATGTCTCGCAAGGTACGAgatagcttagctgatcgggcagagatcagactccacgtttctccccgtggtggatcatgtcggtattacagattatctcatgcttacagtactcatgattatgttcagttccagtactcagtttcagtttcaatttcatgtttatgtactcatgctcatgctcatgttcatgtccaggtttttcattttcagttcttatcatgttatttcatgtcccatgttattttattcagttgttttacataccagtacattcaatgtgctgacgtccccttttattgcccgggggcctgcatttcacgatacaggtactgatatacaggacgacacatctgctcagtaggacaacattcgtatcagcttattggtgagccccatctcattcggggtttagtcaacttttgttttatgattaattatgcatctaaaggtatgctgggggccttgccCCAGTAaatatgttttccagtcagactcatgatagaggtttcatagactagacaagtcatttaggtcatgtcagacatttggagtcgtatagccattttggctcactcatgtttaaacaagtattttattaagtattatgacttatcatgttttataaaggctcatcatgcattcacgttatatttccgctcatatatgcctcatgatagttcagcaagccatgtggttcgctcggtcacatacagtcaggcaccgagtgccgtgttacgtccaggccatggttcggggcgtgacaacttAGGCTAAAATTCTGCTGGACTATAATGTTGATGTACGACGACTGAAATAGCTTTGGGATACATGGGTTAGTTTAAATCTGTAATGTTTCTGTAAGTTTATATATTGAATACCTTTTCATTTAAGTATGAGAATAGTTCTTGTCTAGATATGTAACTTCAATAAAAGTTTTTTAACAtcccttctcaaaaaaaaaaaaaacgagaagAAGGAGTTTTTAGCATGTTCATCAGATGTGCCAAAGTGATTACTCTTGAGTCTTGAAatacattttgatctccttaagCCTGTACATTATCCAATTACATTATCCAGagcttttctttcttattttgtttgttccattttttctcttcaatttcatAGAAACTCATACAAAACAGGGACATACTGTTTCTATGGAAAAATCGTGAACAAGTGACATATTCATTGAAGACTGAAGTTATTTTGTGTCAACCTTCAATTTGGAGTCATAACTATCCAAAAAATAAATAGCAACACCACAATAAGGAAAAGTATAGCAACTGCAAAAAGCCATTAAAGAAGTCATTTTTTATAGGGGTGTTGGTTTTTTGTTTTAAGAAAATAGAAGGGAAACtccaaaatttgagaaaataGATAAATCTGTTGCATCTAAGGGAGgtgtaacgactaatctttcgttcctaaaaataataatcaagacaagaaaaatagcgacaaagaataatatttgatttcaagaatttgcgcgggggttacaatctttatgaaatcttaaataaaaagatgtaatcctctgattcttctcctcacgatacgaCCGTCAATTAAGGgcttttgcttgttcttgaatggacgaatcacttgttgttgatatttcactacgaatgcggagtcgagctttaatcacaaacgtagaggtatggaaacttgcggctcaccacttggagcgaagacttcttagtatgcggaagactttcggctgagagcttctctatgtgtcttttttttcttctcttttggcTTTATGAAgtcccctatttatagttgtaggggagagctagggtttgtatatgattggttgaaccatgtcatttgagcacttggcgacatttgattggttcttctattgacttgacatgctgcgtcacttatgcacgtgacatgattttattggtccttgacttgacttggcgtgccacgtcatttgacacgtggcatggaccttgggctaataaagtgggctcatcatgtgaagtccgacaagatagactagcccaattgaattggtctttcaattaaatccatacATGTTGGACTTAAGcaataaaaatatttgtttggaccaaCACGTCTCGAATTTAGAATATGATCCAAATTAATTTGTGGATTTAAGTCCGACTAAATTTCAGTGTCTACAGGCGGGAAGAAGTCAACAAGCGAGAGTGCTTTATCATGTGTGAGAAAGATTGAAGGTACAAATTTTCATGTTTTGTTGATTCTTGACTTCATGTATTGGTATTAAATTCCTTTTTGTTCCACTTTTTCCATAGCAGCCCTTATATTTGGTTACCCGGTTTTTAAGCGCCATTCATGGAAGCCGGAGCAACAATCTACCGGGTCACGGAGATTTTGGTGAAATTTTTTCCTCTTCTCCTTTTTCTCCCTTCCCATTTTACTTTCACATTGTTTCCTGAGAATAGAATTGATGCTTAGAAAGAAAGTGTGAAAAGAAAACAGGAATAGCATTTGCAATTCGTCTTTGCAGCATTTACATGTTACTATAACTATTCGGAAGTACGCTTAGTAATATTCAAAATGACATATTTTTCCAGTTTCCATTGCATTTACTTGGTCAAATTCTATGTTGGAATTTTATTTATATGATCGCCGCACAAAGGAACAAGCAAAGTAGTATACTACCAGTCATGAACTGTAAATTCAAGAACTGTTAATTATTCTTGAATTTGTTAACTTAATGAGATTTTTATCTAACTTTTTATGCATTCATAATTACATAAGATATTTGTTTATCGTTTGTTCTATCTGTTTGTGCAATCAACTTCATGATTTCTCTTTAATGTTccattttaattctttttcttacAACAAAAGGAAAAATCTTTCTCCCACTTACAAAGCAAAATTTCTCTCTTTTCCCACAGTCGCTCAAGATTTGCTCTTTCATATTTTTAGTTTTTGAAGTTCTTATTCATGTTTGATTGGTGTTTCATATATTTATGTGTTCTACTATTGTTCCGACCAAATTTAATATTTCCGGCCTCAATCTAAAGTGAGAATCAAAATTTGTTGCTTGATTTTAGTTAATTGTACCAAACAAATTTGCATGTTTTGGTGATTTTGTTGCCCGTTTGGTGAGATTTATTAATCTTGAATGTGATCAGTAAAGAAAAAGGTTAATGCCTGCAACCAATGACCTTCATGAATATTTGTTTGCCAGCAAAAGTCTTTGTAAGGAATTATCAGCGGCCACCTCATTGAATGCTTCGAGTGAAGGGACATTCGAAAACAAAAACGTACTAAAGAAGACCTAAGAAAAGCTTATTTCTTTCTCCATGATCAGGTCCGCTACAAGATTCGGTTTCATTTTCCCTCTGTTACTGATCTTCTTACTTTTCCATGATTGGATTATGACGGAGAGTTTGAAATTTTATGTGTTAGAAGGTAAGATTTGAGATCAATTGGTCGATTTTCTATTAATTTAATGTGAACATTCTATTTTCATTCAGAAATGgaattttttagtttttgttcCAGATCTTTGTGAAGATTTCCAAGTGATTTTCACTTGAGGTTTGAAATTTTTTATTctgggatttggtgaagaaaattaCCATTTGGGTAGAATTTTGTTGGGTTAATTTTCTGAAAAATGGTGATCAATTTGATTCAACTTCGAAGAAAATTTTGCTTTGATCCGAGAAATCCTCGAGAATATCCTTACATTGCCATGGAAGTGGAGTTGTTAACTACTCAATGACTAATCACCCTCTATGTTCATGTCTCTCCAAGTCTAATCGTCCCTTCCAAGACATTCCTTCTAACTTCTCTTTCTCCAAAGGTAGAAAGGCAAGGTCGTAAACTCTCTTTCGAGAGTCATCCATTCTCCAACTCTGAAGTTCAGTTGCACAGTATCTTCTGTGTGGTAGGATGTTTTAAGTTGTTGTGTCATTTCTTGTATTGATGTTCCTGATTTAGTTTGCATTGTTTTCTTTAAATCAAAGATGGACCTACGTGGTAAGCTGTGGTTGATAAGTATGCTCTAACTGTTTGTTGCAAGACTAATGCTACTGGAATTCCGAGTTATCTTCTACAATCTTCCTCTGTTGTTACTCTATCCTATGTTGTTTATATACAGAGCAGTAAGTATTTTGTATGAATTATGTTACTTATTGTCAGTTCTGGTGGCATTATCTGCCAAGAAAAATTAGGAAGTAGTTGTTGAGTGTTGCACTATTTTGTGGATAGTGTAACAAAATACCCATAAATCATAAGGACCACTGTATCATTCTCTTCTTTAGACTATGTTTGAGTTATTTGAGCAATTTATTGGTATTAATTATTCATAAGTCTCCAAATTTATTAGTTGAGGATCTTAACAAGGGAAAATTGGACTGTTGTTATTACCTCATTGCAGCACTAGAGATTCTGAATTTGGAATATTATCTTGCATGTAAGAAAGTAACAGTGAAAGGAACTACATCACAATTGGTTCCCAACTTAATTGTGGAAAAAAACACGATATGCTTATTTTGACGCCTATGAAATGTTTGAAAAGATGCCTTAGGTAGATGATGGTGGTTCTTTCAATGTCATAATAGCTATTCCCAGAACCCATCTGAACTCATTGTGAATTAGTTCCCACAAAGCGCTCGATGTTTGGTTTTAGATTTATTTGCTGATGGAACTCGCTAAGtacaaaacaaacaaacaaaaatgttatgaggacccacagctgggcgctgaccatactgtgaacctctgggtatctgaccccatgactgactgctgtggcatctgcgccctgctgactaatcatgacatactcaggtattgtataaGCAAGGACCACAGACAATTCGAGAaacacgctgcagcgcctcgaaattggtaagaggcgcttccctCTGTGGAAGacaaagggcttgaggtcacgggttcgatacccGTAGCTCTGCAAAGTGAAGAAGGCATAGTTGTGCGATTCGTCTGTTGATCCAAGTCATACAATGTTGCAGTGTACATGCATGTCATGGAGGGAAACCTCACAGTCGTCTGGTCGCATCCATACTGTGGGATCCTCAAACACAAgacgccttttttgtgaggactcacagctgggcgctgaccatactGTGAACCTCGGGCCTGAGCCCCATGCTGCTGCATGACTACTGGAGGTATTGTACGTGAGAGGGTTCTTAGCcagttcgatatacgctgcagcggctggtatcgaacccgcgaccttgcagtcacctttacattcccctgagggaatcgactcttaccagttgagctcaattggtaagagtcgattccctcaggggaatgtaaaggtgactgcaagatcgcgggttcgataccagccgctgcagcgtatatcgaactgGCTAAGAACCCTCTCACGTACAATACCTCCAGTAGTCATGCAGCAGCATGGGGCTCAGGCCCGAGGTTCACagtatggtcagcgcccagctgtgggtcctcacaaatgTTACTCCAAAATGCCTACTAAATTTCCAGTGAAATCGATAAATATCAAATGCCCCATCTCTTATTAACTGTTTATAGCCTCACAAAAATGTTTAGAGATGCTAAAACATAATGGAAGAAGTTGCACAACACTAAACACATCCAAAACCAGGAAATAGAAAGAATTATTTTCCTCTATTGATTGCGATCTACCAATTTAGAACATTGATTTTAAGAGGAAATAATAAGATTTATTGTAATTAGGATTTCAAAAGTGCTAAAAAAAATACATTCTTCACATCGATACAATATTTTAGCAAGCATTTGCAACAAAACAAGTAATTGGGAACAAGAGTTTCCAAGaacatgttcaacatgcgagaaGTTGAATCCTGATCTTTTGTAGCATCCCTACAACATCTTTCATGTTTGTCCTTCTTTCCGGAGATTCAACACAACAATCTAATGCCACTTTCATGATCGATGCCACACAATCTAACTTCAAGTAACTATCATTTGGTGTTACCAAGTTAGCATCTACAACATCCATTATTGCCTCTGGAAGTGAATTACTCACCCATTGCTTCAAGCTAAGATCTCCCTCGAACATTTCATCATTAGGCTTCCTCCTTGTAAATGTTTCCATCAACATGATCCCGTAACTATAGACATCACATTTTGTTGACACCAATCCATCCAATCCATACTCTATAGACAAACAATTACTTCAAAGATATAACATAATTTCTTGGAGGAAAAGATAACGAAACAAACGGTATTCAAAGAAAAACTAAGAGACGTACCCGGTGCAATATAAccaaatgttgctaaggttttagtGTATAAATTACTCACATCTTGACCAAGCACTTTTGAAATACCAAAGTCGCTTAGGTGGGCAAACATATACTCATTGAGCAAGACATTACTAGGCTTCAGATCACAGTGAATCACGGGCAGTGAGCACCCATGGTGGAGATATTCCAACGCATATGCCACATCTATCATTATGCTTAGTCTCTGCAAGATGTCTAAGAAATAGTTGTGTGAATACAAACACTTTTCAAGACTCCCATTAGGCATATGCTCGAGCACCAAAGCCTTaaaatcaaggttggaacaactAGTGATGACTTTACTAGATTCCTATGGCGAATGCTACGCAAAATTTCATATTCTGTATCAAAATGCTTGAATGGCACTTCCAATTGCATATTGAACACTTTAACTGCAATAGTAGTCCCACTTCTGAGAATTCCTTTGTAGACAGAGCCAAAACTCCCAAAACCAATCAGATTACTCTCGCTAAACGCATCAGTTGCTTCGAGCAATTCATAGTATGAAATCCTTCCTCTTGTTGCGGTAGATAATGAATCAGCTTGTTGAGGTGCTCTTTTACCTCCTCTATACCTTATCCATATGAGCACAAGGGCAGTAGGAACAAATACAAGTGCAATTCCCATCATaagaaatagaactagcaaattTTCCCATTTGATTTATGCTTTGATGAAGTGGGGCATGATGGGACATTAAATCTCGAAGAACCACACAATGCTTCATTGTAGATGAAAAACTGACTCGAAAGGTTTTTGAAAGGACCTCCTGAGGGTATTTCACCATACAATTTGTTGATAGAAACATTGAAATACTTGAGATTTTGAAGTTTCTCCAGGGATTTGGGAATGATTCCCGTTATATTGTTATGAGCAACGTCTAAAAATTCCAAACCTATCATGTTGCTCATTGAGTCAGGTATAGATCCTTGCAACttgttgtatctcaaagaaagtTTCTGCAAATTTTGTAATCCTCCAATTTCTCTAGGAATTCCATTTGAGAATTGATTCATTGACATATCCATTTGTATCGCAACCTTTAGATTTCCAATTTCTGTAGGCAAAGAGCCACCCATGTTGTTTGACGATAAGTCAAGAACCACAAGATCTTTAAGATTCCCTATGCTTGTTGGTATATTGGAATTCAAATTATTGGAACGCAGATGTATCTCTCTTAGCAAAGTAACGTTCCATAAACAATTTGGAAGAGATCCTGAAAGTTGATTTTGACCAAAGTAAATGCTACCCAATCTCTACAATTTACATACACTGTCTCCAACAAATCCTGTAAGAGCATTTTCACTCAAGGCCAAGACCTGAAGGTTTGTCAAGTTTCCAATTGATGTGGGAATCGGTCCAACCAAGTTGTTTTCAGAAATATCAAGGGTTAATAAGCTATTTAAGTTCCCAACTTCATTTGGAATTTGGCCATTGATTTTGCAACTTTGGGCATAAAATTTTAGAAGAGATGTGGAGAAGTTTCCTATAGAGACCAGAAGCATACAATCTAGAGGGTTCAAATCTAGATAAAGAGTTGTTATTTTTCTGCAATTGGTTAAGGAGGTCAAGAAACTAAATGATGAGTCACTGGTTAAACGGTTGGCCCCCAAGACTAAGTACTGTAGATGAGTAAGATATCCAAGGGAGTTGGGAATCAAACCAGTGAGTTTGTTGTGTGAAAGATCTAATAAGGTAAGTTTTGAACAATTGGAGATTGAATGAGGTATAGACCCAACAAGATTGTTGTCTCCAAGACAAACTTTTTTCAGCCTTGATATGCTGAAGATTTCCATTGCAAGTGAACCACTAAAGCTATTAGAATTAAGATCAAGGATCCTTAACTCCATGAGATTTCTTATCTCTTTGGGTACTTCACCTGGCAACATGATGAATGAATGAATACTAGTTAGTTCTTTTTTAGACAAATTTATACTACTAGACAATGTGTCTAGcggtcttatatatatatatatatatgccaggGTTTGCTAACCTACTACATAGAGTCTTGCTAACCTATTACATGAATGTAGTATGTTAACAATGTATCCATTTTTTAATTCTCCAAAACACTCTACTATTTATTGCC
Protein-coding sequences here:
- the LOC132620236 gene encoding LRR receptor-like serine/threonine-protein kinase GSO1, which translates into the protein MENAFTSFLSTLFLLHYVMASSAMTHTNITTDQLALFSLKSEISSDPFHYLDESWSSATSVCHWVGVTCGSRHQRVKSLNLFNMALTGTIPHNFGNLSFLVSLDLGSNNFYGNLPQEMAHLRRLKFLDLSFNSFSGDVPSLFGFLHQLQVLNLGNNSFTGSIPSSFSNISTLETLNLKFNSIEGQIPKVIGSLINLRKLILEEGISNLHNLNLLSIEYNQLTGSIPLTIFNISRIKFIAFTSNSLPGNLSNDLCNGLPILKGIYLSLSKLHGHVPTSLPNCSELQKLSLSYNEFDGPIHSEIGRLPNLQDLALRSNHFTGIIPQEIGNLVNLVKLGMERNQITGSVPISIHNISSLQFLNLWGNNLKGSLPREIGNLTKMQFLYLNSNMFTGEVPKEIRNLMELRILDLNSNSFSGSLAMEIFSISRLKKVCLGDNNLVGSIPHSISNCSKLTLLDLSHNKLTGLIPNSLGYLTHLQYLVLGANRLTSDSSFSFLTSLTNCRKITTLYLDLNPLDCMLLVSIGNFSTSLLKFYAQSCKINGQIPNEVGNLNSLLTLDISENNLVGPIPTSIGNLTNLQRLGSIYFGQNQLSGSLPNCLWNVTLLREIHLRSNNLNSNIPTSIGNLKDLVVLDLSSNNMGGSLPTEIGNLKVAIQMDMSMNQFSNGIPREIGGLQNLQKLSLRYNKLQGSIPDSMSNMIGLEFLDVAHNNITGIIPKSLEKLQNLKYFNVSINKLYGEIPSGGPFKNLSSQFFIYNEALCGSSRFNVPSCPTSSKHKSNGKIC
- the LOC132620235 gene encoding probable LRR receptor-like serine/threonine-protein kinase At3g47570 — protein: MGIALVFVPTALVLIWIRYRGGKRAPQQADSLSTATRGRISYYELLEATDAFSESNLIGFGSFGSVYKGILRSGTTIAVKVFNMQLEVPFKHFDTEYEILRSIRHRNLRLSIMIDVAYALEYLHHGCSLPVIHCDLKPSNVLLNEYMFAHLSDFGISKVLGQDVSNLYTKTLATFGYIAPEYGLDGLVSTKCDVYSYGIMLMETFTRRKPNDEMFEGDLSLKQWVSNSLPEAIMDVVDANLVTPNDSYLKLDCVASIMKVALDCCVESPERRTNMKDVVGMLQKIRIQLLAC